The Geotrypetes seraphini chromosome 8, aGeoSer1.1, whole genome shotgun sequence genome includes a region encoding these proteins:
- the LOC117365936 gene encoding uncharacterized protein LOC117365936 yields MDLQQLFTLLASERQKQTEDLKVVLQTNQDLWRASQVETGRRHEELVHAMGEQCRTFAQLLQGTTAGGQRAVLTAGTGDPVGVNSFVNMQLCKMGPTDAPDDFLLAFERMAVAAGWPEQQWATRLIPCLAGTALAAYQTLSPELASNYRAIKNHILDYLGYTREHYRQEFRSTQLKDKERPKALLHRLRKLAERWLQPCLTDPQAMLAEILQEQFLEALPKNLRAWIQRQGSRPLGQVIELAEAYIDSSTSLGSEGGTHGNTFVRKGTYTTTGAHSKAQEEYQKPGRKAQDTGTPNKMNITCFRCGKTGHIQKQCRVKLTLTTSRGGAEVQSRPYEVQVQINGQKVKALLDTGAEQSIMSRSCWEKVRKRGPFRKISERVAVICVHGEKHTYPSYLIPVVYKEEVKTLGVAVIPGAPVALILGRDWTGLGEGIQERSSFASPRESGEDRCTLMTQDSSNERPKKDRSYRYYPQQGGRARFRWYPTIRWAPLSEHAQAPTQAYDKAAGCDIYAAQDVVVEARDRALVPTDIQVSPPPGSYLRVAARSGLSLRHSLDVGAGVIDPDFRGNVSVLLINHGGADYPVKRGDRIAQLICERIWHPKVEKWRYLRPTRRGMKGFGSTNTPLSGEVVVLNPAMTQEDQDSLTVIERAVEQQFIKLQRELTQGQEDQRQHWEQTVQHMEGNLGNKLQETLLQKDQLLRTTLEENLQQCQKDLQALKTNTQDIRDQMQHVEKHRDPTVIVQDIACAVSQVKDEIKKVQTQVEQIGSRDLKKMGELISSFGPRVDSLEESFLLLTDPEEIARAYEVQQREGCYTHDPSPSGWKKGNKNRKS; encoded by the coding sequence ATGGATCTGCAGCAGCTATTCACGCTCTTGGCTTCTGAACGTCAGAAACAGACGGAAGACTTGAAGGTCGTTTTGCAGACCAACCAGGATCTCTGGCGAGCGAGCCAAGTGGAGACCGGTCGGCGGCATGAGGAGTTGGTACACGCCATGGGAGAGCAGTGCAGGACATTTGCCCAGTTACTTCAAGGCACAACTGCTGGTGGACAGAGGGCTGTGTTGACGGCGGGAACAGGAGACCCGGTAGGAGTGAACTCTTTTGTTAACATGCAGTTGTGTAAGATGGGGCCTACAGATGCACCTGATGACTTCTTGTTGGCGTTTGAAAGGATGGCAGTGGCTGCAGGCTGGCCAGAACAGCAATGGGCCACGAGGCTGATACCGTGCCTGGCTGGTACAGCGTTGGCCGCCTATCAGACTCTCAGCCCTGAACTAGCTAGCAATTACCGTGCCATAAAAAACCATATCCTTGATTATTTAGGTTATACACGAGAACATTATCGACAGGAGTTTAGGAGTACCCAACTGAAGGATAAGGAAAGGCCTAAAGCACTCCTACATAGATTGAGGAAGTTGGCTGAGCGGTGGTTACAACCCTGTCTGACGGATCCTCAGGCTATGTTGGCTGAGATTTTACAAGAGCAATTTTTAGAAGCTCTACCAAAAAACCTCAGAGCCTGGATTCAAAGGCAGGGGAGTCGGCCGCTGGGCCAAGTCATTGAGCTAGCAGAAGCTTATATAGATTCCTCCACTTCCCTTGGGTCTGAAGGGGGTACACATGGTAATACCTTTGTCAGGAAGGGAACGTACACTACAACTGGTGCCCACAGTAAGGCCCAGGAAGAGTACCAGAAGCCTGGGAGGAAAGCGCAGGATACTGGAACTCCCAACAAGATGAATATAACCTGTTTCAGGTGTGGGAAAACGGGTCATATCCAAAAACAATGTAGGGTCAAATTGACACTTACGACCTCACGGGGCGGAGCAGAAGTACAGTCAAGGCCCTATGAGGTACAGGTCCAAATAAATGGACAGAAAGTTAAGGCGCTACTGGATACAGGGGCAGAGCAGTCCATCATGTCCCGTTCCTGCTGGGAAAAGGTTAGGAAAAGGGGTCCCTTCAGGAAGATCTCAGAAAGGGTAGCAGTGATCTGTGTCCATGGGGAGAAACACACTTACCCCAGCTATCTCATCCCGGTGGTGTATAAGGAAGAGGTGAAGACCCTGGGGGTGGCGGTTATTCCCGGTGCCCCTGTCGCTCTCATCTTAGGAAGAGATTGGACAGGCCTTGGGGAAGGTATCCAGGAAAGGAGCTCTTTTGCATCTCCAAGGGAAAGCGGGGAAGATAGGTGTACCCTGATGACCCAGGACAGTTCTAATGAACGGCCCAAGAAGGATAGGTCCTATAGATATTATCCTCAACAAGGAGGGAGGGCTCGTTTCCGATGGTACCCCACGATTAGGTGGGCTCCCTTATCGGAACATGCCCAAGCACCCACACAGGCATATGATAAGGCGGCTGGGTGTGATATCTATGCGGCTCAGGATGTGGTAGTGGAGGCCAGAGATAGAGCGCTAGTCCCTACAGATATCCAGGTATCCCCGCCACCGGGATCTTACCTAAGAGTGGCCGCTCGATCAGGACTATCTTTACGGCATTCTTTGGACGTAGGGGCAGGGGTTATAGACCCTGACTTCCGGGGTAATGTGTCTGTGTTGTTAATAAACCATGGGGGGGCAGATTACCCGGTTAAAAGGGGTGACCGCATCGCGCAGCTAATTTGTGAGCGAATCTGGCACCCTAAAGTGGAAAAGTGGAGGTACTTACGTCCTACCCGCAGGGGAATGAAGGGTTTCGGTTCCACTAATACTCCCTTAAGCGGAGAGGTGGTTGTGTTAAATCCGGCCATGACCCAGGAGGATCAGGATTCTCTGACAGTGATTGAAAGAGCTGTAGAACAGCAATTTATTAAACTGCAGCGGGAATTAACTCAAGGACAGGAAGACCAGAGACAACATTGGGAACAAACAGTTCAGCATATGGAGGGGAATCTAGGCAATAAATTGCAGGAAACTCTGTTACAAAAAGATCAGTTGCTTAGGACAACCCTAGAGGAGAATCTTCAGCAGTGCCAAAAAGATTTGCAAGCCCTAAAGACTAACACCCAAGATATTAGGGATCAAATGCAACATGTGGAGAAACATCGAGACCCTACTGTCATTGTTCAGGATATTGCTTGTGCTGTCAGTCAAGTGAAGGATGAAATTAAAAAGGTGCAGACACAAGTAGAACAGATAGGAAGTAGGGACCTTAAGAAAATGGGTGAGCTTATTTCCAGTTTTGGACCTAGGGTAGATTCATTAGAGGAGAGCTTCCTTCTGCTCACCGATCCGGAGGAAATAGCCCGGGCCTATGAGGTTCAGCAGAGGGAAGGTTGCTATACCCATGATCCAAGTCCTTCTGGTTGGAAGAAGGGTAACAAGAACAGAAAGAGCTAA